Genomic window (Lycium barbarum isolate Lr01 chromosome 2, ASM1917538v2, whole genome shotgun sequence):
TGAGAAGAATCTAACAAAAACAACATAAATTGCCTTTTTTCAGGTGAAGAATAAAATACTAGTATGACTTTAGCACGATAACTTTTTGTCTTGGAGCACTTATCGGGCTATGCTGGGATTGGGTAAATAGGTTGAGAGCTCTCATGGAAAAGTTGGGCCATATTGCATATGGCCCGAAGATTTAGTGCTAAGCCCAATACCAATAGTTAGATGATTTACAAAAATAGCCTTAGAGATATGTGGTTTTAAACTTTTAGTCCGGGCTCCCTCATGACAAAACTTCAAGTTTTGATTTTACGAGGTATCAAAAGCTCAAGATCACCCACCTTCAAAGTCATTGGGTGTAATTCTTGTACCTACTACAAATGTTTTGAGCATTTAGGGTGGACTTCTTTTGACCTGTCACCTCGTTGGGACTATTCTATCCAGATGTCCTTTTGAGGTCACTATTTAGATTTTATCCCTATTTCTACGAATTATGTAAATATAACTCTGAAAAAATTACCAACACAACCAAGACTGACTCTTGCGCATATAGCTGAAGCTTATAAACACAAGACATTAGACTATTGTCTAACATTGCAATAACTTAAAAAAAATTAGATCTGTCGTCTATCTTTTTTCGTAAGATTCAATTTCCTCAAAAGAGACCGTGATCTAAAAGATccatcaattaaaaaaaaaaaagccatttACTAAACAATTGTCACACAAAAGGAAAAACAACTAAAAATTACAGCCCAGTTGCCTGACACGTTAGCAAAATGAAATTACAAGCCCGCAAATATTGGGCCAGGCACAATCCATTTGTgaaaaattcatgaaaatcatAAACTGATCAGCTTATGCTTGGCATGATAAATTACTTCGTAATGTCTTGTAAATCTACTTCATAAATGTCACTAAAGGCTACTCTTAGTACAATTCCACTCTAACACAAGCAATTACCACAAAATTTGCTATTACAAGATCAAAATTTAGTACGACTCTCGGTTCGCTCATATGTCCATTTCAAAGTCAGGCGCATACTCTGAGAAACAAACTAGCATCTCTTCGCGTAACATTTGTGTTTCCAACCGAATTTGTTTTACTGTACCACTTAAAAGCAAGCATTCTGATAATTGTCCAAGCTCTCATTGTACTGCTGTCTGTCTTGCACCGGTATCATCATGCTCAACCTAGGagataaaaacaaaaacaaaagtgattttttttaaacaaaGACAGACTTAAGTGTGTAAAGCAATACGCATTAGGAAACAGATTATGCATTATTAATGTTTACCTCCACGAGCACTTTCGCCTTTTTCTTTGCTTTGGCACTCGGATCATCTTTCTCGGCTCTTCTTCTAGCTAAAGCAGAATCTTTTCTACCGCTCTTCCGATGAACTGCAACAGCCTCTtcttcgtcatcatcatcatcttcgtcGTCCATTCCTGGTGGAGTGATTCAGACATCAAACAAAGTATATATAAAGCATAAACAAGGATTAACATTATAGTTAAAAGACACAAGAATCTAATTGATAACCAGTTCACAACTATGGATTTAATCCATTGGGACATGAATAAATGCTTCAACCGAGATAAAAATGTGTATCAGCCACAATACACCGGAAGGATGTGACTGATACAGATTTGCAACTTCTACTTCAAAAGCTGAAAACTTCATTCCGGTGCAAGCTAGTACTCTTTTTCATCTTCAAATACTTTTTTCGACTTCAACGCCTACATACATGATGACAGTGTGTCCCATGCCTGTTGAGATTGCCAATGGAATAGATGCCTTGAGAAGAAACTATTTCTGCCAAGAAAAGTCTGACAAAGGAAATTCCATTTGGTGAAATTGGACATTCTGTTGAATAGCAAGAAAGATGGAGGGCTAGGCATATGCAATCTTAAAGCTCAGAACCAGAGCCTGCTCAGCAAGTGGAATTGGAGAATGGCATCAGGACAGAGATCCCTATGGAAAGAGGTGATCAAAGGAAATTATGGAGAGGAAAACAGTTGGACTACAAACATGGTGACCAGCCCCTATGGTCAGTGTGTGGAGAACCATCAACCTTTGGCCAATCACTCATAGCAGATCAAACTATCAAGCtggaaatgaaaagaaaatctCTTTCTGGAATGACTGGTGGGTTGGACAATCTTCTTTGAAACAGTCCTTCCCAGACATTTGTGCTCTctgtcagcagcaacaacaaccttAGAAGAAATGTGGTCAGAGCAAGGATGGAATTTTAGCTTCAGAAGACTCTTAAATGACTGGGATATTGGTAGAACGGCAGAATTTCTGAACATCGTAGAGCAATTCAGGGCTGTCTACTAGTGAAGATTGTATGGTGTGGCAAAAGGATAGCAACGGCTTATTTTCTGTCAAGTCAGCGTATAAAGTTCTCAATAGATCAAATTTTGTGATAGAGGTTGGCCCTGGAAACTGATATGGAAAGTCAAGATTCCTCACAACGTGGCTTGCTTTGTTTGGTTACTGGCAAAAAACAGAGTCCTTACTCAGGACAATTTAGCAAAGAAGGGTTATCATTTATGCTCAAGATGTCTCGTATGTGGTGAGAAAGCAGAGACAATCAATCATCTCTTTTTACATTGTAAATGGGCAGACCAACTTGGAGAATTTCCATCAACCTGAGGGGGATTAGTTGGGTGATGCCACCAGTCTTAACTGATGTTTTAATTAGTTGGAACAGAGAAGGAAGGCTATCCAATCAGAAAGAGAGGTGGAGAATTGTCCCTGCATGTATCTGGTGGACTTTATGGAAGGAAAGGAATCAAAGATGCTTTGAAGACAAAGAAAACTCTATCCAGAAGATAAAGATGGTGCCTAGATTACATTTAGTAAGCTTCTTGGTCTTCCTATTGTAATCCCTTTTGTGTTCTGGACACAAACACAACTTCTGTAAGTATCCtttattataaatatatactgtttaccattgtaaaaaaaaatgtattgtcCAAATGCGTACTAAACATCACAAGAATACAAATGCATATTCTTTTACTTCCTGATGTTTAGGTAAACTATGAGAACTGTTAATTCTGAGTTAATTATGTGCATTGCGTCATCACTCAAAAGGATGATGTGTCCTTAATATATTACACTAATGAAACAGTGGGAAGGGGGGATGGGATGAGCAAAGGAGAGCACATCCATCTAGAAGTTTACCAGTATCATCATCCAAGCCATTGTCTCTAATTCCAAGACCATCAAAATCTTCCATATCATCTTCCTCTTCAAGATCTTCATAGCCTTCAACATATTCCACTTCAGGTTCCTGCTTATTTCAGACATTAACAGAAGAATGAATAAATTGACTCATCTTACTGTATCAACTAAAGTTAACCAATTTCCTTAGATAGGTTTCGCCAGAGAGGGTAGTTACAACACCCCACCCCAAAACCCCAAAAAACAACAGGGAGGGGGTTAGCAATCAAGAGAGGATGGAAAAACTAGGAAAAGACAAGGAAAATTTAGGAGAAAACATCACAAGGATTTTTAACCAAGACCTCCTCATCTTCTTCTTCGCTAGCCACTTGCAATGCTTCCCTGTCAAGAATCTCTTGATACTTCTGCTCGGGATAATTGTATATATCACCATACACTCCTTTTGAAAGGCGTTCTAGCAGTTCCTTCTCAATACTCTGCAGAATACAAATGGCATTACTTGTAAAGGAAATAGCCAGATGATCTAAAAAATAGAAGGAAGACAGCAAAACTACCATgaacaaaaaagaaagaattaTAAGCATAAACTCACTTTATCGAGAAGAGCCGCTTTTTCAGCCTTTTCCTGTCGACGAGATTctctttttgtttcttttcttgGTGTGGTCATTATCTTCTCCCTGAACACACAACAAATTAAAAGATATACTAGCTAGTACAGGAAAATGTGTTCAGTCAAACATTCATAAGCAAAAATCTATTTCCTAAGGTGGAGGTACCAAAAAATGGAAGTAAACAAGTCCCTTCTAGATAAAGTTGGGAGGAGAATTTATGACAGTTCTTGAGCTCAAAACACAAGTGGTACCGTTAATATTTTGGGTTTAAAGCAAGCTTTTCTGTAAGTACTGGTTTGAATTCGGAGGAAAATGAATGTTCTCCTACCAACACCTAATTGCACGGGAGATTTCGCCCCCTAAACAAGTCTCACACTACGCAGCTGTTAAAAGGTTCATTATCATATCAAATACTGAAAGGAAGAACATAGTGCTATTACAGCTATGGCGATTATGTAGTACATAAATCTGGAT
Coding sequences:
- the LOC132626064 gene encoding uncharacterized protein LOC132626064; its protein translation is MQHDEVIWQVIRHKHCSFMAKIETGIFCRNPYNVTGICNRSSCPLANSRYATIRDHDGVFYLYMKTIERAHMPNKLWERVKLPRNYEKALEIIDKHLMYWPKFLVHKAKQRLTKMTQMRIRMRKLALKTREKIMTTPRKETKRESRRQEKAEKAALLDKSIEKELLERLSKGVYGDIYNYPEQKYQEILDREALQVASEEEDEEEPEVEYVEGYEDLEEEDDMEDFDGLGIRDNGLDDDTGMDDEDDDDDEEEAVAVHRKSGRKDSALARRRAEKDDPSAKAKKKAKVLVEVEHDDTGARQTAVQ